The Astyanax mexicanus isolate ESR-SI-001 chromosome 7, AstMex3_surface, whole genome shotgun sequence genome has a window encoding:
- the LOC125802950 gene encoding putative uncharacterized protein DDB_G0290521 translates to MFVPVSLPVLVPVSVFVPIPVPGGFPVPVPVTVFVSVPVQVFVPVPRSSFVQPPVQSPFLSSVQPSVPSKPPVQSFVKSLSPVQSQSPVQSFVQSEPPVQSQSPFPVQSPSPVLSPVQSQSPVRSFVQSLPPVQSFVQSLFPLSRRLW, encoded by the exons atgtttgttcccgtgtctctccctgtcctggtcccggtgtctgtgtttgttcccattcctgtccccggtggttttcctgttcccgtccctgtcactgtgtttgtgtccgtccctgtccaggtatttgttccagttccccggtccagttttgttcagccccctgtccagtctccattcctGTCTAGTGTCCAACCCTCTGTCCCGTCTAAGCCCCCTGTACAGTCTTTTGtcaagtccttgtcccctgtccagtctcagtccccagtccagtcgtttgttcagtctgagccccctgtccagtcccagtctccgttccctgtccagtctccgtctcctgttctgtcccctgtccagtctcagtcccctgttag gtcgtttgttcagtctctgccccctgtccagtcttttgtccagtccctgttccctctctctcggcgcctctggtag